From one Paeniglutamicibacter psychrophenolicus genomic stretch:
- a CDS encoding ABC transporter substrate-binding protein — MDTIRYTADGPHRGPGRRALLAGGTGLLGLLMLGAAATTTVPRPGTAGTSATGPAGTLRLGFFANLTHAPALVGTANGLFARELAASGTTLETSIFGAGPAAVEALNAGAIDAAYLGPNPAIAAFTSSGGRGLRVVAGAAAGGAQLVVRPGITDAAALRGTTLATPQLGGTQDVALRTWLAAQGMETDLRGGAVSITPTANAQTLELFRSGTIDGAWLPEPWASRLVLEAGARVLVDEADLWEGTDTGAPGKFPTTVLAVSPDFAERHRQTIDDLLRGHLAALDWINTAKRDSVLDTLNTALEQLAGAALSPAVLERALGKLSFTPDPLSGAYPRLLANAAAASLAEPASLDGLVDTSFLEKARAARTASGTGAGA, encoded by the coding sequence ATGGACACCATCCGGTACACCGCCGACGGGCCGCACCGCGGCCCCGGGAGGCGGGCGCTGCTCGCCGGCGGCACCGGGCTGCTGGGCCTGCTGATGCTCGGCGCCGCCGCCACCACCACGGTGCCGCGCCCCGGGACGGCCGGCACTTCGGCCACCGGGCCCGCGGGCACCCTGCGGCTGGGCTTCTTCGCCAACCTCACCCACGCACCGGCGCTGGTCGGCACCGCCAACGGGCTGTTCGCCCGCGAGCTTGCCGCTTCCGGCACGACGCTTGAAACCAGCATCTTCGGGGCCGGACCGGCCGCCGTCGAGGCGCTGAATGCCGGGGCCATCGACGCGGCCTACCTGGGGCCGAACCCGGCGATCGCGGCCTTCACCTCCAGCGGCGGGCGCGGGCTTCGCGTGGTGGCGGGGGCCGCCGCGGGCGGCGCCCAGCTGGTGGTCCGCCCCGGGATCACCGACGCCGCCGCGTTGCGCGGCACGACGCTGGCAACCCCGCAGCTCGGCGGCACCCAGGACGTCGCCCTGCGCACCTGGCTGGCCGCCCAGGGGATGGAAACCGACCTGCGCGGAGGGGCGGTTTCCATCACCCCGACGGCCAACGCGCAGACCCTGGAGCTCTTCCGCTCCGGGACCATCGACGGGGCCTGGCTGCCCGAGCCGTGGGCCTCCCGGCTGGTGCTGGAGGCCGGTGCGCGCGTGCTGGTGGACGAGGCGGACCTGTGGGAGGGCACCGACACCGGTGCGCCGGGCAAGTTCCCCACCACGGTGCTGGCGGTGTCCCCGGACTTCGCCGAACGCCACCGCCAAACCATCGACGACCTGCTGCGCGGGCACCTGGCCGCGCTCGACTGGATCAACACCGCCAAGCGGGACTCGGTGCTGGACACCCTGAACACCGCGCTGGAACAGCTCGCCGGGGCCGCGCTTTCCCCGGCCGTGCTCGAGCGCGCGCTGGGCAAGCTTTCCTTCACGCCCGACCCGCTGTCCGGCGCCTACCCGCGGCTGCTGGCCAACGCCGCCGCCGCGTCCCTGGCCGAACCGGCGAGCCTCGACGGGCTCGTGGACACCTCGTTCCTGGAGAAGGCCCGGGCCGCACGCACCGCTTCCGGAACGGGGGCCGGGGCATGA
- a CDS encoding ABC transporter permease, giving the protein MPTSQSATASAAVDTPTDAPTDTPIDNRLDNLKELEAGLDHLQEDTAPARRPVATRALLPLGTLAALLSLWQLFAWFASPRVDLVPGPIEVFGTAAALAADGRLAEAVATSLQRGVFGFLLALGIGTPLGLLLAASPLLRRGVGPLVSGLQVLPSVAWVPAAIIWFGLTDATVYFVVVMGATPSIINGLLSGVDTVPPQYRRLGTVLGASRAQGLLRIVLPAALPGYLAGLKQGWAFSWRSLMAAEIIAVGGSIGFGLGSLLQQGRDLSSMAVVSCAILAILVVGIVIELLVFAPAERRLLRRRGLAPGAGR; this is encoded by the coding sequence ATGCCCACTAGCCAGAGCGCCACCGCCTCTGCCGCCGTCGACACCCCGACCGACGCCCCGACCGACACCCCGATCGACAACCGGCTCGACAACCTGAAGGAACTCGAGGCCGGACTGGACCACCTGCAGGAGGACACCGCCCCCGCGCGGCGGCCCGTCGCCACCCGGGCGCTGCTGCCGCTGGGCACGCTCGCGGCCCTGCTGAGCCTGTGGCAGCTTTTCGCCTGGTTCGCCTCCCCGCGGGTGGACCTGGTGCCCGGCCCGATCGAGGTGTTCGGCACCGCCGCGGCGCTGGCCGCCGACGGCCGGCTGGCCGAGGCGGTGGCGACCTCGCTGCAGCGCGGCGTGTTCGGTTTCCTGCTGGCCCTGGGCATCGGCACCCCGCTGGGTCTGCTGCTTGCCGCTTCCCCGCTGCTGCGCCGCGGCGTGGGCCCGCTGGTCTCCGGCCTGCAGGTGCTGCCCAGTGTCGCCTGGGTGCCGGCGGCCATCATCTGGTTCGGCCTGACCGACGCCACGGTCTACTTCGTGGTGGTCATGGGTGCCACCCCCTCGATCATCAACGGGCTGCTCTCCGGCGTCGACACCGTCCCGCCGCAGTACCGGCGGCTCGGCACGGTGCTCGGGGCCTCCCGCGCCCAGGGCCTGCTGCGCATCGTGCTGCCGGCCGCACTGCCCGGCTACCTTGCAGGGCTCAAGCAGGGCTGGGCGTTCTCCTGGCGCTCGCTGATGGCCGCGGAGATCATCGCGGTCGGCGGGTCCATCGGCTTCGGCCTGGGTTCGCTGCTCCAGCAGGGCCGGGACCTGTCCTCGATGGCGGTGGTCTCCTGCGCGATCCTGGCCATCCTGGTGGTCGGCATCGTGATCGAGCTGCTGGTCTTCGCCCCGGCCGAACGCCGGTTGCTGCGCCGCCGCGGCCTGGCCCCGGGGGCCGGGCGATGA
- a CDS encoding sulfate adenylyltransferase subunit 1, translating to MSTTNLDTAAADTTVLDGAALGHAARALGTRGLFRFATAGSVDDGKSTLVGRLLHDAKVVLADTLESLARTSAATGFGGGDGTLDLALLTDGLRAEREQGITIDVAYRYFSTGERSFVLADCPGHVQYTRNTVTGASTADAAIVLIDARKGVLEQTRRHLGVIGLLRVPNVIVAVNKIDLVDYDEARFADIAADVARVAAGLGLPAPHVLPVSALVGDNVVERSAHTGWYTGATLLGLLESLPTRDEADTAAEDFRFPVQLVLRPQGALAPCLDPEAFRDYRAYAGSIAAGSVSVGDPVTVASPGAPRRETTVIGIDAAGVSLDTATAPASVALRLAAELDIARGDTIAATGTLPESSADLHAQLCWLSPAPLLPGATVLVKHGTATLRAKVGSIAGVLDLEDFGLLPAASLELNDIGTVVLRLAGELPTEPYARHHRTGAFLVIDPQSGNTLAAGLVGERTSAA from the coding sequence ATGAGCACCACGAACCTGGACACCGCCGCGGCGGACACCACCGTACTTGACGGGGCCGCACTCGGCCACGCCGCACGGGCGCTGGGAACGCGCGGGCTCTTCCGCTTCGCCACCGCCGGTTCCGTCGACGACGGCAAGTCCACGCTCGTCGGCCGGCTGCTGCACGACGCGAAGGTCGTGCTCGCCGACACCCTCGAGTCGCTGGCCCGCACCTCCGCGGCGACCGGCTTCGGCGGCGGGGACGGCACCCTGGACCTGGCGCTGCTCACCGACGGGCTGCGCGCCGAACGCGAGCAGGGCATCACCATCGACGTGGCCTACCGCTACTTTTCCACCGGTGAGCGCTCCTTCGTGCTCGCCGACTGCCCCGGACACGTGCAGTACACGCGCAACACCGTCACCGGGGCCTCCACCGCGGACGCCGCGATCGTGCTCATCGACGCCCGCAAGGGCGTGCTCGAGCAGACCCGCCGGCACCTGGGCGTCATCGGCCTGCTGCGCGTGCCAAACGTCATCGTCGCGGTGAACAAGATCGATCTGGTCGACTACGACGAGGCACGCTTCGCGGACATCGCCGCCGACGTGGCGCGCGTCGCCGCAGGACTGGGCCTGCCGGCACCGCACGTCCTGCCGGTCTCCGCGCTGGTCGGCGACAACGTGGTGGAACGCTCCGCGCACACCGGCTGGTACACCGGGGCCACGCTGCTGGGGCTGCTCGAATCCCTGCCGACCCGCGACGAGGCGGACACCGCGGCCGAGGACTTCCGCTTCCCGGTCCAGCTGGTGCTGCGCCCCCAGGGCGCGCTGGCGCCGTGCCTGGATCCGGAGGCGTTCCGCGACTACCGCGCCTATGCCGGGTCCATCGCCGCGGGCTCCGTCTCCGTGGGGGATCCGGTCACCGTCGCCTCGCCGGGCGCCCCGCGCCGGGAGACGACGGTCATCGGGATCGACGCCGCCGGGGTCAGTCTCGACACCGCCACGGCACCCGCCTCGGTGGCGCTGCGGCTTGCCGCCGAGCTGGACATCGCCCGCGGGGACACCATCGCAGCCACCGGCACGCTGCCCGAATCCTCGGCGGACCTCCACGCCCAGCTGTGCTGGCTCTCCCCGGCCCCGCTGCTCCCCGGGGCCACGGTGCTCGTCAAGCACGGCACCGCCACGTTGCGGGCGAAGGTCGGCTCCATCGCCGGGGTACTGGACCTGGAGGACTTCGGGCTGCTGCCCGCGGCCAGCCTGGAACTGAACGACATCGGCACCGTGGTGCTCCGCCTGGCCGGCGAGCTTCCCACCGAGCCGTATGCGCGCCACCACCGCACCGGCGCGTTCCTGGTCATCGACCCGCAATCGGGCAACACGCTTGCCGCCGGACTGGTCGGCGAGCGCACCTCCGCAGCCTAG
- a CDS encoding phosphoadenylyl-sulfate reductase, with product MSAADLATQDRIAADRALAEAGAAELGFDASATDVIAWVARNFLVAEVAVACSMADAVLPAVVAEQLPGVDVLFLETGYHFPETRATRNEVASSLDVRIVDVLPERTVEEQDAEFGPKLHERDPGTCCRLRKMEPLAKALSGYRLWFTGVRREEAPTRTNTPLVTWDAAHGLVKVNPLAGWSFDELISHATTHSVPVNLLLSNGYPSIGCAPCTSPVAEGQDPRAGRWAGVAKTECGIHR from the coding sequence GTGAGCGCCGCGGACTTGGCCACCCAGGACCGGATCGCCGCGGACCGCGCGCTGGCCGAGGCGGGTGCCGCGGAGCTGGGCTTCGACGCAAGCGCCACCGACGTCATCGCCTGGGTGGCACGCAACTTCCTGGTCGCCGAGGTCGCCGTCGCCTGCTCGATGGCCGACGCCGTGCTTCCGGCGGTCGTCGCGGAGCAGCTGCCCGGGGTCGACGTGCTCTTCCTGGAGACCGGCTACCACTTCCCCGAGACCCGTGCGACGCGCAACGAGGTCGCTTCCTCCCTGGACGTGCGGATCGTCGACGTGCTCCCGGAGCGCACCGTCGAAGAGCAGGACGCCGAGTTCGGGCCGAAGCTGCACGAGCGCGACCCGGGTACGTGCTGCCGGCTGCGCAAGATGGAGCCGTTGGCCAAGGCGCTGTCCGGCTACCGGCTCTGGTTCACCGGGGTCCGCCGCGAGGAGGCCCCCACCCGCACCAACACCCCGCTGGTCACCTGGGATGCGGCGCACGGGTTGGTCAAGGTCAACCCGCTGGCCGGATGGAGCTTCGACGAGCTGATTTCCCACGCCACCACGCACAGCGTCCCGGTGAACCTGCTGCTGTCCAACGGCTACCCGTCGATCGGCTGCGCCCCGTGCACTTCTCCGGTGGCCGAGGGGCAGGACCCGCGCGCCGGCCGCTGGGCCGGGGTCGCCAAGACCGAATGCGGCATCCACCGATGA
- a CDS encoding ABC transporter ATP-binding protein, with protein sequence MSIVIENLSKDYGAAPVLSGISTVIATGEFVAVLGASGCGKSTLLNVIAGLEPPTAGSVSVPAGGAAFMFQDAALLPWLTARANIELALELRGIPRAERRQRADGLLELVHLGDAGAKRPHELSGGMRQRASLARALGQDKEVLLMDEPFAALDAITRDLLHDELERLWRAHRRTVVFVTHNVREAVRLGQRVLLLSSRPGRIAAQWEIDESVRSDPAAAAKLTQDITARLREEIRHHAH encoded by the coding sequence ATGAGCATCGTCATCGAGAACCTCTCCAAGGACTACGGCGCGGCCCCGGTGCTCTCCGGCATCAGCACCGTGATCGCCACGGGCGAGTTCGTGGCAGTGCTCGGGGCCTCGGGCTGCGGCAAGTCCACGCTGCTGAACGTGATCGCCGGGCTCGAGCCGCCCACGGCCGGATCCGTGTCAGTCCCGGCGGGAGGTGCCGCGTTCATGTTCCAGGACGCCGCGCTGCTGCCCTGGCTCACCGCCCGCGCCAACATCGAACTCGCCCTGGAACTGCGCGGGATCCCGCGCGCCGAACGCCGCCAACGGGCCGACGGGCTGCTGGAGCTGGTCCACCTGGGCGACGCCGGGGCCAAGCGCCCGCACGAGCTCTCCGGCGGCATGCGCCAGCGCGCCTCGCTGGCCCGCGCACTCGGGCAGGACAAGGAGGTGCTGCTGATGGACGAACCGTTTGCCGCACTGGATGCGATCACCCGCGACCTGTTGCACGACGAGCTCGAACGGCTCTGGCGCGCCCACCGGCGCACCGTGGTGTTCGTGACCCACAACGTCCGCGAGGCCGTGCGCCTGGGCCAGCGCGTGCTGCTGCTCTCCTCGCGCCCCGGCCGCATCGCCGCCCAATGGGAGATCGACGAATCGGTGCGCAGCGACCCGGCCGCGGCCGCGAAGCTCACCCAAGACATCACCGCACGTCTGCGCGAGGAGATCCGCCACCATGCCCACTAG
- a CDS encoding sirohydrochlorin chelatase has translation MSPAAGDGARPLHVVACAHGTDNPEGRLLVNGLREDLAAQLAADGIDAVIHEAYVDVQEPRLDSVLAALPPGVEAIVAPLLLSEGFHTSVDIAEAAALRPNTGVCAPIGPDPRLAAVLAVRLAEAGHRPGDAVVLAAAGTRIEAGQRQAARMAAALAGELGQDVTVAYCSAAAPSVPDAVAAARAAGAKRVGVAAFLLAPGFFHDRLAGAGADHVTAALLPGVTIAKCVAGRLAEARAKGPSDTE, from the coding sequence GTGAGCCCGGCCGCCGGAGACGGGGCACGGCCGCTGCACGTGGTGGCCTGCGCCCACGGCACCGACAACCCCGAAGGCCGCCTGCTCGTGAACGGGTTGCGCGAGGACCTGGCCGCACAGCTCGCGGCCGACGGCATCGACGCGGTCATCCACGAGGCCTACGTCGATGTGCAGGAACCCCGGCTGGACTCGGTGCTCGCCGCACTGCCGCCCGGCGTGGAAGCCATCGTCGCCCCCCTGCTGCTCTCCGAGGGCTTCCACACCTCGGTGGACATTGCCGAGGCGGCGGCACTCCGGCCGAACACCGGCGTGTGCGCACCCATTGGACCGGACCCGCGCCTGGCCGCTGTGCTTGCCGTGCGGCTGGCCGAGGCCGGACACCGGCCCGGGGACGCGGTGGTGCTGGCCGCGGCCGGAACACGCATCGAGGCCGGACAGCGGCAGGCGGCCCGGATGGCCGCGGCCCTCGCCGGGGAACTGGGCCAGGATGTCACGGTGGCCTATTGCTCCGCCGCCGCCCCGTCGGTGCCCGACGCGGTGGCCGCGGCACGCGCCGCCGGCGCCAAGCGCGTGGGCGTTGCCGCCTTCCTGCTGGCACCCGGATTCTTCCACGACAGGCTGGCCGGAGCCGGCGCCGACCATGTGACGGCGGCGCTGCTGCCGGGCGTCACAATTGCGAAATGTGTCGCCGGAAGACTCGCCGAGGCCCGTGCAAAGGGGCCCTCCGACACCGAATAG
- a CDS encoding DUF488 domain-containing protein: MGSFRLLRAYEPADGGYRILVDRLWPRGLSKERAAIDDWAKDVAPSPQLRVAFSHKAERFTEFSDHYRQELEVGSAAEGAERLLEIAREEVDVVLVYGARDTVHNHAVVLIDFLAGAQQES; this comes from the coding sequence ATGGGAAGTTTTCGATTATTGCGTGCGTACGAACCTGCCGACGGTGGCTACAGGATCCTGGTGGACCGGCTTTGGCCGCGGGGACTGAGCAAGGAACGTGCGGCGATCGACGACTGGGCCAAGGATGTGGCCCCCTCGCCCCAGCTGCGCGTGGCCTTCAGCCACAAGGCCGAGCGGTTCACCGAGTTCAGCGACCACTACCGCCAGGAGCTGGAGGTGGGTTCCGCCGCGGAGGGTGCCGAGCGGCTGTTGGAGATCGCCCGCGAGGAAGTCGACGTCGTACTGGTCTACGGCGCCCGCGATACCGTGCACAACCACGCGGTGGTGCTCATCGATTTCCTGGCCGGGGCGCAGCAGGAATCATGA
- a CDS encoding nitrite/sulfite reductase: protein MTQATDTPASTGTARPARPARPAAKPHGQWKIDGPAPLNANEAVKADDNGLNVRERIETIYAQGGFDSIDPTDLHGRFRWWGLYTQRKPGIDGGRTATLEPHELEDRYFMMRVRIDGGTLSTEQLRTIGEISRDFARDTADVTDRQNIQLHWVDIVDVPEIWRRLEAVGLDTTEACGDVPRVILGSPVAGIAKDEILDPTPAIQEIRERFIGDPELANLPRKFKTAITGHPSQDVVHEINDISLVGVIHPEHGPGYDLWVGGGLSTSARLAERLGAFVSEERTAEVWLGVVSIFRDYGYRRLRNKARLKYLMNDWGPARFREVLETEYLGYALPDGPAPEKPTSPGDHVGIHEQKDGRYYIGASPNAGRLSGTLLLELADLLERHGSKRLRTTPHQKLLALDIPAASVKAAAAELDALGLATAPSIFRRSAIACTGIEFCKLAIVDTKDTTIAAVAELETRFAQKSAVRLPPSLSLHVNGCPNSCARIQTADIGLKGQLLPDGNGGQTPGFQVHLGGGLASTERGEAGLGRTVRGLKVTAEELPDYVERVLESYSAGSVEGESFAQWSHRAADEDVL from the coding sequence ATGACACAGGCAACCGACACCCCGGCAAGCACCGGCACCGCCCGGCCAGCCCGCCCGGCCCGCCCGGCGGCCAAGCCGCACGGACAGTGGAAGATCGACGGGCCCGCCCCGCTTAACGCCAACGAGGCGGTCAAGGCGGACGACAACGGGCTGAACGTGCGCGAACGCATCGAAACCATCTACGCCCAGGGCGGCTTCGACTCCATCGACCCCACCGACCTGCACGGGCGCTTCCGCTGGTGGGGCCTCTACACCCAGCGCAAGCCCGGCATCGACGGAGGGCGCACCGCCACCCTGGAGCCGCACGAGCTCGAGGACCGCTACTTCATGATGCGCGTGCGCATCGACGGCGGCACCCTTTCCACCGAGCAGCTGCGCACCATCGGGGAGATTTCCCGCGACTTCGCCCGCGACACCGCGGACGTGACCGACCGGCAGAACATCCAACTGCACTGGGTCGACATCGTGGACGTGCCGGAGATCTGGCGCCGGCTCGAGGCCGTGGGCCTGGACACCACCGAGGCCTGCGGGGACGTGCCCCGGGTGATCCTCGGCTCTCCGGTCGCGGGGATCGCCAAGGACGAGATCCTGGACCCGACGCCCGCCATCCAGGAAATCCGCGAGCGCTTCATCGGCGACCCGGAGCTGGCGAACCTGCCGCGCAAGTTCAAGACCGCGATCACCGGGCACCCGTCCCAGGACGTGGTGCACGAGATCAACGACATTTCCCTCGTCGGGGTCATCCACCCCGAGCACGGGCCCGGCTACGACCTGTGGGTCGGCGGCGGCCTGTCCACCAGCGCGCGGCTGGCCGAGCGCCTGGGCGCGTTCGTGTCCGAGGAGCGCACCGCCGAGGTGTGGCTGGGCGTGGTTTCGATCTTCCGCGACTACGGCTACCGCCGCCTGCGCAACAAGGCGCGGCTGAAGTACCTGATGAACGACTGGGGCCCGGCGCGCTTCCGCGAGGTGCTGGAAACCGAGTACCTGGGCTATGCGCTGCCCGACGGGCCCGCACCCGAAAAGCCCACCAGCCCCGGGGACCACGTGGGCATCCACGAGCAGAAGGACGGACGCTACTACATCGGCGCGTCCCCCAACGCCGGGAGGCTCTCCGGCACGCTGCTGCTTGAACTGGCCGACCTGCTCGAGCGCCACGGCTCCAAGCGGCTGCGCACCACCCCGCACCAGAAGCTGCTGGCCCTGGACATCCCGGCCGCCTCGGTGAAGGCTGCCGCGGCGGAACTCGACGCGCTGGGCCTGGCCACCGCGCCGAGCATCTTCCGCCGCTCCGCGATCGCCTGCACCGGCATCGAGTTCTGCAAGCTGGCGATCGTGGACACCAAGGACACGACCATCGCCGCGGTCGCCGAGCTCGAGACCCGCTTCGCGCAGAAGTCGGCGGTGCGGCTGCCGCCGAGCTTGAGCCTGCACGTCAACGGCTGCCCGAACTCCTGCGCCCGCATCCAGACCGCGGACATCGGGCTCAAGGGCCAGCTGCTGCCCGATGGCAACGGCGGGCAGACCCCCGGTTTCCAGGTCCACCTGGGCGGGGGACTGGCCTCCACCGAACGCGGCGAGGCAGGCCTGGGCCGCACCGTGCGTGGCCTGAAGGTCACCGCCGAGGAGCTGCCCGACTACGTCGAACGGGTGCTGGAAAGCTACTCGGCCGGCAGTGTCGAGGGCGAGTCCTTCGCGCAGTGGTCGCACCGCGCCGCGGATGAGGACGTGCTGTGA
- a CDS encoding SDR family oxidoreductase, whose protein sequence is MSPTNSHPQHAAVVTGASSGIGEATARTLAAAGWKVFAVARRADRLAKLAHETGAIPVAADVTDDAQVAALLAAVGAAGGIDTLINIAGGARGADYLAEAKNEDWEFMLQANVMGTMKITRAFLPMLRAHGEGTVLNLTSTAGLVSYEGGSGYNAAKAAQRALTQALRLEEVEHNIRVIEVLPGLVHTEEFALRRMGGDRELAQKAYAGVAKPLTAGDVADIISYAVNVPHHVNLDEIVVRPVAQAAAHKLIRGQA, encoded by the coding sequence ATGTCGCCAACGAATTCACACCCCCAGCATGCAGCAGTCGTCACCGGAGCCTCCAGCGGAATAGGGGAGGCCACCGCGCGCACCCTGGCCGCGGCCGGATGGAAGGTCTTCGCCGTGGCCCGGCGCGCCGATCGGTTGGCGAAGCTCGCCCATGAAACCGGCGCGATCCCCGTCGCCGCCGACGTGACCGACGACGCCCAGGTCGCGGCGCTGCTGGCAGCCGTTGGGGCCGCCGGCGGCATCGACACCCTGATCAACATCGCCGGCGGTGCCCGCGGCGCCGATTACCTGGCCGAGGCCAAGAACGAGGACTGGGAATTCATGCTCCAGGCCAACGTCATGGGCACCATGAAGATCACCCGCGCCTTCCTGCCGATGCTCCGCGCCCACGGCGAAGGCACGGTGCTGAACCTGACCTCGACCGCCGGGCTGGTCAGCTACGAGGGCGGTTCCGGCTACAACGCCGCGAAGGCCGCCCAGCGCGCGCTCACCCAGGCCCTGCGCCTGGAGGAAGTCGAGCACAACATCCGGGTCATCGAGGTGCTGCCCGGCCTGGTGCACACCGAGGAATTCGCCCTGCGCCGGATGGGCGGGGACCGCGAGTTGGCCCAAAAGGCCTACGCCGGGGTGGCCAAGCCGCTGACCGCCGGGGATGTTGCAGACATCATCTCCTACGCCGTCAACGTCCCGCACCACGTGAACCTCGACGAGATCGTCGTCCGCCCCGTCGCGCAGGCCGCTGCCCACAAGCTGATCCGCGGCCAGGCGTGA
- the cysD gene encoding sulfate adenylyltransferase subunit CysD, with the protein MSTTAPAPARPVPAAPGTPGSAHQIDVLDALEAESIHILREVVAEFERPAMLFSGGKDSVVMLHLATKAFWPGTVPFPLLHVDTGHNFEEVIAFRDETVEKLGLRLVVAGVQDYIDDGRLTERADGTRNPLQTTPLLDAIGENRFDVLFGGGRRDEDKARAKERILSLRDEFGQWDPRNQRPELWNLYNGRHTQGQHVRAFPISNWTELDIWRYIERENIALPPLYYAHQREVFEHSGMWRAVGEFSQPGPGVPVQARTVRYRTVGDMSCTGAVLSEADTTAKVIAEVATTTITERGATRADDRISEAAMEDRKKDGYF; encoded by the coding sequence ATGAGCACCACCGCACCCGCCCCCGCGCGTCCGGTCCCCGCCGCACCCGGCACACCCGGCAGCGCGCACCAGATCGACGTGCTCGACGCGCTGGAGGCCGAATCCATCCACATCCTGCGCGAGGTCGTCGCCGAGTTCGAGCGCCCCGCGATGCTCTTTTCCGGAGGCAAGGACTCCGTGGTGATGCTGCACCTGGCCACCAAGGCGTTCTGGCCCGGCACCGTGCCCTTCCCGCTGCTGCACGTGGACACCGGTCACAACTTCGAAGAGGTCATCGCCTTCCGCGACGAGACCGTCGAAAAGCTGGGCCTGCGCCTGGTGGTCGCCGGCGTGCAGGACTACATCGACGACGGCCGGCTCACCGAGCGCGCCGACGGCACCCGCAACCCGCTGCAGACCACCCCGCTGCTCGATGCCATCGGCGAGAACCGCTTTGACGTGCTCTTCGGCGGCGGACGCCGCGACGAGGACAAGGCCCGGGCCAAGGAACGCATCCTCTCCCTGCGCGACGAGTTCGGCCAGTGGGACCCGCGCAACCAGCGCCCCGAGCTGTGGAACCTCTACAACGGGCGCCACACCCAGGGCCAGCACGTGCGGGCCTTCCCGATCAGCAACTGGACCGAACTGGACATCTGGCGCTACATCGAACGCGAAAACATCGCGCTGCCCCCGCTCTACTACGCCCACCAGCGCGAGGTCTTCGAGCACTCCGGCATGTGGCGGGCCGTCGGGGAGTTCAGCCAGCCAGGGCCCGGCGTTCCCGTCCAGGCACGCACCGTGCGCTACCGCACCGTGGGGGACATGTCCTGCACCGGGGCGGTGCTTTCCGAGGCCGACACGACCGCGAAGGTCATCGCCGAGGTCGCCACCACCACCATCACCGAACGCGGGGCCACCCGCGCCGATGACCGCATCTCCGAGGCGGCCATGGAAGACCGCAAGAAGGACGGGTATTTCTAA